One genomic region from Oceaniferula flava encodes:
- a CDS encoding PEP-CTERM sorting domain-containing protein gives MKKYLLLTSMALPLVMVSSVHAATTVVYSAEIEIGPSGTLFSDAGNRDNWTGDDIENWQTQSQSDLVYLRNHNRGDDTIKRDNDANFSYNLAGVTSFSMQIDARVDSFWEAGLAPSAGGAQLLIGGDYNNSDDFYINFNGTRYGNDNNLASTVNGNAASLRLDYDVITGTADLIYDPGGVNESALITDLALNISATQLQNMDQLSTRANTQYAGAGTWMITTVPEASSMALLGLGGLALMVRRRK, from the coding sequence ATGAAAAAATACCTTTTACTCACAAGTATGGCACTGCCGCTGGTCATGGTCAGTTCGGTGCATGCCGCAACAACTGTTGTTTACAGCGCGGAAATAGAAATAGGCCCGTCCGGCACGCTCTTCTCGGACGCTGGCAATCGCGATAACTGGACAGGGGATGATATTGAAAACTGGCAGACACAAAGCCAGTCCGATTTGGTTTACCTGAGAAACCACAACCGTGGAGATGACACTATCAAGCGCGACAACGATGCTAATTTCTCTTATAACCTCGCTGGTGTCACATCGTTCTCGATGCAAATTGATGCCCGTGTCGATTCGTTTTGGGAAGCCGGTTTGGCCCCTTCAGCTGGTGGTGCACAGCTCCTGATCGGGGGCGATTACAACAACAGTGATGACTTCTACATCAACTTCAATGGCACGCGTTACGGCAACGACAACAACCTCGCCTCGACGGTCAATGGCAACGCCGCCAGCTTACGACTCGATTACGATGTGATCACTGGCACTGCCGACCTGATCTATGATCCGGGTGGCGTCAACGAATCGGCACTGATCACCGACCTCGCACTGAACATTTCCGCGACCCAATTACAAAACATGGACCAGCTCAGCACCCGGGCGAATACGCAATATGCGGGCGCTGGAACTTGGATGATCACCACTGTCCCTGAAGCCAGCAGCATGGCTCTTCTTGGACTTGGTGGACTGGCTCTCATGGTTCGGCGTAGGAAATAA
- a CDS encoding SDR family oxidoreductase — protein MKAFDLTGKTALVTGCKRGIGFAMAEGLAEAGADIIGVSASLETSGSKIEKAVQATGKNFTGYQADFSDRASLYAFIEAVKKNHGTPDIIVNNAGTIMRAPAAEHSDEFWDQVIEVNLNSQFIITREFGKGMLERGSGKVIFTASLLTFQGGITVPGYAASKGGIGQLTKAFANEWASQGINVNAIAPGYIATDNTEALREDPVRSEQILSRIPAGRWGDAADFKGPIVFLASDAANYVSGETLVVDGGWMGR, from the coding sequence ATGAAAGCATTCGATCTCACTGGAAAAACCGCCCTCGTCACCGGCTGCAAACGCGGCATTGGATTTGCTATGGCCGAAGGCCTTGCCGAAGCCGGAGCCGACATCATCGGCGTCTCCGCATCGCTAGAAACCTCCGGCAGCAAGATTGAGAAGGCCGTACAAGCTACCGGGAAAAACTTCACTGGCTACCAGGCAGACTTTTCAGATCGGGCATCGCTTTACGCCTTCATTGAAGCGGTGAAAAAGAACCACGGGACCCCGGACATCATCGTCAACAATGCCGGCACCATCATGCGCGCACCCGCCGCTGAACACAGCGACGAATTCTGGGACCAAGTAATCGAGGTGAACCTCAACTCCCAGTTCATTATCACCCGCGAGTTTGGCAAGGGCATGCTTGAGCGCGGCAGCGGTAAGGTCATCTTCACGGCCTCATTACTGACGTTCCAAGGTGGCATCACCGTGCCTGGCTACGCTGCCTCGAAGGGCGGCATCGGCCAGCTGACCAAGGCCTTCGCCAACGAGTGGGCCAGTCAAGGCATCAACGTGAACGCCATCGCTCCAGGCTACATCGCCACCGACAACACCGAGGCGCTGCGCGAGGACCCGGTGCGCTCCGAGCAAATCCTCAGCCGCATCCCAGCCGGCCGCTGGGGAGACGCCGCCGATTTCAAAGGCCCGATCGTTTTCCTCGCCTCCGATGCCGCCAATTACGTCAGCGGGGAGACCTTGGTGGTCGATGGTGGCTGGATGGGCCGTTAG
- a CDS encoding RDD family protein, translated as MSDQTTTDSTSPYTTPETTAPAATPAVAGSAAQATLGQRAGAYLIDVILASIVAGILSSLVGQVSSILGSLLSFTGIAYVLVRDSLPQTDGQSIGKKLLGLRAVTSDGQSLSGNWQPGLLRNVILVIPFMALVELIVLITKKDAPEGLLRLGDQWANTKVIQVPK; from the coding sequence ATGTCTGACCAAACAACCACCGATTCCACATCTCCCTACACCACTCCGGAAACCACCGCGCCAGCAGCCACACCGGCTGTCGCTGGCAGCGCAGCTCAAGCCACTCTCGGCCAGCGCGCCGGTGCTTACCTCATTGACGTCATCCTTGCGAGCATCGTAGCCGGCATCCTCTCGTCACTTGTAGGACAAGTCTCCTCCATCCTCGGCTCCCTGCTTTCCTTCACTGGTATCGCCTACGTCTTGGTGCGTGACTCACTGCCACAAACTGATGGCCAGAGCATCGGTAAGAAACTTCTCGGTCTGCGCGCCGTCACCAGCGATGGCCAAAGCCTGAGCGGCAACTGGCAGCCCGGCCTACTGCGCAACGTCATCCTGGTCATTCCCTTCATGGCCCTGGTTGAACTGATCGTCCTGATCACCAAGAAAGATGCCCCCGAAGGGCTGCTCCGTCTCGGTGACCAGTGGGCAAACACCAAGGTCATCCAGGTGCCTAAGTAA
- a CDS encoding response regulator, with product MNPILVVNDDSSLLADITKILKEGGYFHIAASSGQQALTMASGYDFPLAILDLKLADMDGDELYQKLLKSESHYTLPVVALVDSLDAEEVAVVNRLLPQGQVTLLSKPLKREWLEDLFERYGEKKS from the coding sequence ATGAACCCTATTCTAGTAGTCAACGACGACAGCAGTCTCCTCGCCGATATCACCAAAATCCTCAAGGAGGGTGGTTATTTCCACATCGCAGCCTCCAGTGGCCAGCAAGCGCTGACGATGGCATCCGGTTACGATTTCCCCCTCGCCATCCTCGACCTGAAACTGGCTGATATGGATGGTGACGAGCTCTATCAGAAACTGCTGAAATCCGAATCGCATTACACCCTGCCCGTGGTCGCCCTCGTCGACTCACTCGATGCCGAGGAAGTCGCCGTGGTGAATCGATTACTCCCTCAAGGCCAGGTGACCCTACTTTCCAAGCCACTGAAAAGGGAATGGTTAGAAGACCTGTTCGAACGCTACGGCGAGAAGAAGAGCTAA
- a CDS encoding DUF6288 domain-containing protein, translating into MPAADAARDPAISSTIYDFTAGDKLPRGASHDWTLGPTGARGWCQIGKGLASEGNTRPSRQILITQVSSGTPASGVLQKGDVIVGIGDQAFSSDARIAFAKALGTAQAADGQLVLQRFRQGKTEQVSITLPKLPAFSATAPYDCEKSRILFDQGCEALSKRGLKRTDIPTHINALALLASGEEKYMEQLKDYAHRMVSRPVSPEIGLPCWHFAFANLFLSEYYLVTNDQKVLPEIKRLSKYLVDGRGPLSTWGHSFVDPTNHRLRGYGAVNAVGVPVVMSLTLARECGVDVPNLDKCITESAHFFRRHVGLGAIPYGDGPPTTQYGHDDNGKNSASALFFNFLEDSRATKYYTRTAMASYGSDREQGHTGNFFNMFWSLPAVALGGPEATGMWLKEFGWYYDLARDPQHRYPYQGYPNEREGSAHSGWDCPGAYLLHLALPRKVIRLTGKKGSSIEAFTAEENKENMDAGRTSYKGASEVVLKKALTSWSPVARIRAEKELRKRKLLEGGETILAAKDPIVRIAAVNSLKDYEICTKMLDDEDLRVRIAAMQASARLDKPRAVEAVFSHLVRAKGENPVFTQKLGDIFFPLGSRGKQIGDLLNGIKDRKVAVQGVMILLDDEDALVSSRVAMGVRYLPKDEQVELLPKIYQRATEPPAGNVMFANGLRVSCVEVLASMKLKEGLEIAADLVAENSWGRNARIPRAAAVVASYQGHAKSVLPVLNKAAAAYGKGDNKWKALIEQTAKKIESAPTTRDRLKTIKNFR; encoded by the coding sequence ATGCCTGCTGCTGATGCTGCCAGGGATCCGGCGATCAGCTCTACCATCTATGATTTCACCGCAGGTGACAAACTGCCGAGGGGGGCTTCTCACGACTGGACACTCGGGCCAACGGGGGCGCGTGGATGGTGTCAGATCGGAAAAGGTCTGGCGTCCGAAGGCAATACCAGGCCTTCACGCCAAATTTTAATCACCCAGGTTTCCTCCGGGACTCCTGCTTCCGGGGTGCTGCAAAAAGGAGATGTCATCGTCGGAATCGGCGACCAGGCATTCAGCAGCGATGCGCGGATTGCATTTGCCAAAGCCCTTGGCACGGCTCAGGCGGCCGATGGTCAACTGGTGCTGCAGCGATTCCGTCAGGGGAAAACCGAGCAGGTAAGCATCACCCTGCCAAAGCTGCCGGCATTTTCCGCCACCGCGCCCTATGATTGCGAAAAGTCCCGCATTCTCTTCGATCAAGGTTGCGAGGCATTGTCGAAACGTGGTCTCAAGCGCACCGATATCCCCACGCACATTAATGCGCTGGCCTTGCTGGCTTCCGGCGAGGAAAAATACATGGAGCAGCTCAAGGACTACGCCCACCGCATGGTCAGCCGTCCCGTGTCGCCCGAGATCGGCCTGCCGTGCTGGCACTTCGCCTTCGCGAACCTCTTCCTTAGCGAATATTATCTGGTGACAAACGATCAGAAAGTGCTGCCGGAGATCAAACGTCTCAGCAAATACCTGGTCGATGGCCGTGGTCCTCTGAGCACTTGGGGACATAGTTTTGTCGATCCCACCAACCATCGCCTGCGCGGTTACGGCGCGGTCAATGCCGTGGGTGTGCCGGTGGTGATGTCGCTGACGCTCGCTCGCGAGTGCGGTGTCGATGTTCCCAACCTGGACAAATGCATCACCGAGAGCGCTCACTTTTTCCGTCGTCACGTAGGCCTCGGTGCCATCCCCTACGGTGATGGACCACCTACCACGCAGTATGGTCACGATGACAATGGCAAGAACTCAGCCAGCGCGTTATTCTTCAACTTCTTGGAGGATAGCCGGGCGACGAAATATTACACTCGCACCGCGATGGCGTCCTACGGCAGCGACCGCGAACAGGGTCACACCGGCAACTTTTTCAACATGTTCTGGTCCTTGCCAGCCGTTGCTCTCGGTGGTCCGGAAGCGACTGGAATGTGGCTCAAGGAGTTCGGCTGGTATTACGATCTCGCCCGCGATCCCCAGCATCGATACCCCTATCAAGGTTACCCCAATGAACGTGAGGGCAGTGCTCACTCTGGTTGGGATTGCCCCGGAGCTTACCTTTTGCACCTCGCTCTGCCGCGCAAAGTGATTCGCCTCACTGGCAAGAAAGGCTCCAGCATCGAAGCCTTCACCGCGGAGGAAAATAAGGAAAACATGGACGCTGGTCGGACAAGCTACAAAGGCGCTTCCGAGGTGGTGCTGAAGAAGGCGCTGACATCGTGGTCGCCCGTGGCCCGCATTCGTGCTGAGAAAGAGCTGCGCAAACGTAAGCTGCTGGAAGGTGGCGAGACCATTCTGGCCGCCAAAGACCCCATCGTGCGGATCGCGGCAGTGAACTCCCTCAAGGACTATGAAATTTGCACCAAGATGCTCGATGACGAAGACCTGAGAGTGCGTATCGCCGCCATGCAGGCCAGTGCGCGTTTGGATAAACCTCGCGCTGTGGAGGCTGTTTTCAGCCATCTCGTAAGAGCCAAGGGCGAGAACCCGGTTTTCACTCAGAAGCTGGGTGATATCTTTTTCCCACTCGGTTCACGTGGGAAACAGATTGGTGACCTGCTTAACGGGATCAAGGACCGCAAGGTGGCCGTGCAGGGAGTGATGATTCTGCTCGATGACGAAGACGCCTTGGTTTCTTCACGCGTTGCCATGGGGGTGCGTTACTTGCCGAAAGATGAGCAAGTCGAGCTGCTGCCTAAAATCTATCAGCGTGCCACCGAGCCACCGGCTGGCAATGTCATGTTTGCTAACGGCCTGCGCGTTTCCTGCGTGGAGGTGCTAGCTAGCATGAAACTGAAAGAGGGTCTGGAAATTGCCGCCGATCTGGTAGCGGAAAATTCTTGGGGAAGAAACGCCCGCATTCCACGTGCCGCTGCCGTGGTTGCCAGTTATCAAGGACATGCGAAGTCGGTTCTTCCTGTGCTTAACAAGGCCGCTGCGGCTTACGGTAAGGGCGACAACAAGTGGAAGGCTCTGATTGAGCAAACGGCGAAAAAAATCGAGTCGGCACCCACCACAAGAGATCGCTTGAAAACGATCAAGAACTTCCGTTAG
- a CDS encoding ABC transporter permease, with protein sequence MNKTTAYSITAVVVLIFGVFFVYPVAMTLAVAFEAEDGGFTLDYVFGVFNNPIYMEGLWNAFVMGLGSTVLSLAIAFPLALASHRWVFPLKKWLCILILAPLVLPPFVGAVGIKHILGVSGSLNAFLIDLGLMSANAPVDWLGEGRLWGVIIMNALHLYPILYLNISAALSHLDPAMEQAAQNLGCPPWRRLWKITLPLCMPGVFAGAAIVFIWSFTELGVPLVFDYTRVASVQVYDGIKDLNANPMPYALVGIMLIVSASVFAVSKVVLGRSGLGTAPRPKTHASEATLSAKKGWALAAGFMTVFFIACVPHLGVLFLSVSGDWYGTIFPESMTMAHYNEALGHPLVVPSIKNSLIYATGSTLLDVILGTAIAWVVVRSTIRGRVLLDAVMMLPLAVPGLVLAFGYIAITQKGEPLHWLVGPSNNPIFLLIAAYAVRRLPYVVRAAVAGLQQSNITLEEAAKSLGASPARTMRRVAIPLIGANLVAGGILAFAFAMLEVSDSLILAQQAEHYPITKAIYSLLSTLGTGHELASALGVWAMIFLGISIMGAFVIMGKKGGSIFRM encoded by the coding sequence ATGAACAAAACCACCGCGTATTCCATCACCGCCGTTGTCGTTCTGATCTTCGGAGTTTTCTTTGTCTACCCCGTGGCGATGACCTTGGCTGTCGCTTTCGAGGCTGAGGACGGAGGGTTCACTCTCGATTACGTGTTCGGTGTGTTTAATAACCCGATCTACATGGAGGGGCTGTGGAATGCCTTTGTCATGGGGCTTGGTAGCACCGTGCTCTCGCTTGCCATTGCCTTTCCGCTGGCGCTGGCCTCGCACCGTTGGGTTTTTCCGCTGAAAAAGTGGCTCTGCATCCTGATTCTCGCGCCCTTGGTATTACCTCCCTTTGTAGGTGCCGTCGGGATCAAACACATCCTTGGTGTGAGCGGATCGTTGAATGCCTTTCTCATCGATCTCGGGCTGATGAGTGCCAATGCGCCGGTCGATTGGTTAGGAGAAGGTCGTCTCTGGGGCGTGATCATCATGAACGCGCTGCACCTCTACCCCATCCTCTACCTGAACATTTCTGCCGCCCTGTCTCACCTCGATCCCGCGATGGAGCAGGCTGCTCAGAACCTCGGCTGCCCTCCATGGCGCCGACTGTGGAAAATCACGCTGCCACTGTGCATGCCGGGTGTCTTTGCTGGGGCGGCCATTGTCTTTATTTGGTCATTCACCGAGCTCGGCGTGCCCTTAGTTTTCGATTACACACGGGTCGCCTCTGTGCAGGTTTACGATGGTATCAAAGATCTCAATGCCAATCCCATGCCCTACGCACTGGTTGGCATTATGCTGATTGTTTCCGCTTCTGTATTTGCGGTTTCCAAGGTGGTGCTGGGTCGTTCTGGACTGGGCACGGCTCCACGACCCAAAACGCACGCCAGTGAAGCCACGCTCTCGGCTAAAAAAGGATGGGCGCTGGCGGCGGGTTTCATGACGGTGTTTTTCATCGCCTGCGTGCCGCACTTGGGTGTCCTGTTTCTCTCGGTCTCTGGCGACTGGTATGGGACGATTTTCCCAGAGTCGATGACCATGGCGCACTACAACGAGGCCCTCGGTCATCCCCTGGTGGTGCCATCGATCAAAAACAGCCTGATCTACGCCACGGGATCTACTTTGTTAGATGTTATTCTGGGCACAGCCATCGCCTGGGTGGTGGTGCGCAGCACGATTCGTGGTCGGGTGTTGCTCGATGCGGTGATGATGTTGCCGCTTGCAGTGCCGGGGCTGGTGTTGGCCTTCGGTTACATTGCCATCACTCAAAAAGGGGAGCCTCTGCATTGGTTGGTGGGGCCATCGAACAATCCGATCTTCCTCCTGATTGCCGCTTATGCGGTGAGGAGACTTCCCTACGTGGTGCGCGCTGCCGTGGCGGGTCTGCAACAGAGCAACATCACCCTGGAGGAAGCGGCCAAATCGCTCGGGGCTTCGCCGGCCCGCACCATGCGGCGTGTAGCCATCCCATTGATCGGGGCGAACTTGGTGGCCGGTGGCATCCTCGCCTTTGCCTTCGCTATGTTAGAGGTGTCCGATAGCCTCATCCTCGCGCAGCAGGCCGAGCATTATCCTATCACCAAGGCCATCTACTCCCTGCTCAGCACTCTGGGGACGGGTCACGAACTTGCCTCCGCCCTTGGCGTCTGGGCGATGATTTTCCTCGGCATTTCCATCATGGGCGCCTTCGTGATCATGGGGAAAAAGGGCGGCAGTATTTTCCGGATGTAG
- a CDS encoding ABC transporter ATP-binding protein, with the protein MDAIRAESLVKNFGETKALDQASITIEKGELFFLLGASGCGKTTLLRCIAGLENPDSGRVLYGDRDVTGLPTHKREAAMVFQSYALWPHMSVGENVAFGLEERKVPRKEITQRVDEALAMVHLEGYNDRRIDHMSGGQQQRVALARALVVKPKCLLLDEPLSNLDAKLRLEMRREIRRIVKENNLTGVYVTHDQEEALSMADRMAVLDAGRVVQMGTPNDIYRNPLSAHVAGFIGETNLIEATVDRIVRDDDELGLSVSSPMGRFNGRISRRGWRPKEGSKVLVSIRPEALFVDYSGVPINRIRGKIKDRMYLGSHIQYRVAAAGDHLWSVTETNPHVIREDGDDIVLTADPADVIILKA; encoded by the coding sequence ATGGATGCGATACGTGCAGAATCACTGGTGAAGAACTTTGGCGAGACGAAGGCCTTGGACCAAGCAAGTATCACCATCGAAAAAGGCGAGCTGTTTTTCCTGCTGGGCGCCAGTGGCTGTGGCAAGACCACGCTGCTGCGTTGTATTGCCGGTCTGGAAAACCCGGACTCTGGACGAGTGCTTTATGGCGATCGCGATGTCACTGGGCTACCAACCCATAAACGGGAAGCTGCCATGGTATTCCAAAGCTATGCGCTCTGGCCCCACATGAGCGTGGGGGAGAATGTCGCGTTCGGGCTTGAGGAGCGCAAGGTGCCCCGTAAGGAAATCACTCAACGGGTGGACGAGGCTCTGGCGATGGTCCATTTGGAAGGATACAATGATCGCCGGATCGATCACATGTCTGGCGGCCAGCAGCAGCGCGTGGCCCTTGCTCGTGCCCTGGTGGTCAAGCCGAAGTGTCTCCTCCTCGACGAGCCGTTATCTAATTTGGATGCCAAATTAAGGTTGGAAATGCGCCGTGAGATTCGGCGGATTGTGAAAGAGAACAACCTCACAGGTGTCTACGTAACTCACGATCAGGAAGAGGCCCTTTCAATGGCCGACCGCATGGCAGTGCTGGATGCTGGCAGAGTGGTGCAGATGGGCACGCCTAATGATATTTATCGAAATCCATTGAGCGCTCACGTCGCGGGTTTCATCGGTGAGACAAACTTAATCGAAGCGACCGTTGACCGCATCGTCCGCGATGACGATGAGCTTGGCTTGAGTGTTTCCAGCCCGATGGGGCGCTTCAACGGCAGGATCAGTCGTCGAGGCTGGCGACCAAAAGAGGGCTCGAAGGTGCTGGTTTCCATTCGTCCGGAAGCGCTTTTCGTGGATTATTCCGGAGTGCCGATTAACCGTATTCGTGGTAAGATTAAGGATCGCATGTATCTGGGTAGCCACATCCAATATCGCGTTGCCGCTGCAGGTGATCACCTCTGGTCCGTCACTGAAACCAACCCCCATGTGATCCGAGAAGATGGCGATGATATTGTGCTCACCGCCGACCCTGCAGATGTGATTATTCTCAAGGCATGA
- a CDS encoding ABC transporter substrate-binding protein: MKLHQHLAPWVNSKSLVALALVICVATPLLMSRKAGTGKITAENADRRITIITPHNETIRREFGEAFQAWWQEEHGETVYVNWLTPGGTSEIRKILDGRFAAAKKTGDTGVEIDIFFGGGDYEFRIQAEKDRFAKLDVFESHPEWFGEDALPQTFSGEIYYAEDHSWVGVCLSRFGICYNVDALRRRGLEPPETWEDLGDPKYFGGIALSDPNKSGSVARAFEMLIQQQMHEAAATAKVAPGETPDRFQARVLNDGWDRGINLIQKIGANARYFTDSSTKIPHDVASGDAAAGMCVDFYGRTYEQMLMKEDGSSRLHWISPKGGTSMSVDPVAVLKGAPDPELAQAFVEFLVSEQGQVLWNARPGSPIGPRHHALRRMPVRRDVYTAENLQHFTDQENPYEMTGGFVYDRALTGKGFKALQFVIRVLCLDAHEELKEAWVKLTDAGMPERATKIFSDTTLVSYQNTMGDLRRQLSDGTKVETARMAVRLGKLFRKNYELAGELAEEGK, from the coding sequence ATGAAACTTCATCAACACCTTGCCCCTTGGGTGAATAGTAAATCTCTAGTCGCCCTGGCGCTGGTGATCTGCGTGGCGACTCCTTTGCTGATGAGCCGCAAAGCCGGCACGGGGAAGATTACCGCGGAAAATGCCGACCGCCGAATCACCATCATCACACCTCATAACGAGACCATCCGCCGTGAGTTTGGCGAGGCATTCCAAGCATGGTGGCAGGAAGAACATGGCGAGACCGTCTACGTGAACTGGCTCACCCCGGGCGGCACCTCCGAGATCAGGAAGATCTTGGATGGACGCTTTGCCGCGGCGAAGAAAACTGGCGACACAGGGGTGGAAATCGATATTTTCTTCGGTGGCGGCGATTACGAGTTTCGCATTCAGGCGGAGAAAGATCGCTTCGCCAAACTCGATGTCTTCGAGTCGCACCCTGAGTGGTTCGGTGAAGACGCGCTGCCGCAGACGTTTTCCGGAGAGATTTACTACGCGGAAGACCACAGCTGGGTGGGCGTTTGTTTGTCGCGTTTTGGTATTTGTTACAACGTCGATGCGCTGCGTCGCCGGGGGTTGGAACCTCCGGAAACCTGGGAGGACCTCGGCGACCCCAAGTATTTCGGCGGCATCGCCCTGTCCGATCCTAACAAAAGTGGCTCGGTGGCCCGTGCCTTCGAGATGCTGATCCAGCAGCAGATGCATGAGGCGGCCGCCACAGCAAAAGTGGCACCCGGCGAGACTCCGGACCGATTCCAGGCACGCGTGCTCAACGATGGTTGGGACCGGGGCATTAATTTGATTCAGAAAATTGGAGCCAATGCCCGCTACTTCACCGACAGCTCCACCAAGATCCCGCACGATGTGGCCTCAGGAGATGCCGCGGCGGGTATGTGTGTGGACTTTTACGGTCGCACCTACGAGCAGATGCTGATGAAAGAAGATGGCAGTTCCAGGCTTCACTGGATATCACCGAAGGGAGGCACCTCCATGAGTGTCGATCCCGTGGCGGTGCTGAAAGGTGCGCCCGACCCGGAGCTGGCCCAGGCGTTTGTCGAATTCCTCGTTTCCGAACAGGGGCAAGTGCTCTGGAATGCTCGGCCTGGCAGCCCGATAGGTCCCCGTCACCACGCTCTGCGGCGCATGCCGGTAAGGCGTGATGTTTACACAGCGGAAAACCTCCAACATTTCACCGATCAGGAGAACCCCTACGAGATGACTGGCGGTTTTGTCTATGATCGTGCCCTGACGGGGAAAGGTTTCAAGGCCTTGCAATTCGTCATCCGCGTGCTCTGTCTGGACGCTCACGAAGAGCTCAAAGAAGCCTGGGTGAAGCTCACCGATGCCGGCATGCCGGAGCGTGCGACGAAGATTTTTTCCGACACCACGTTGGTTTCCTACCAAAATACGATGGGTGATCTCCGCAGGCAGCTCAGCGATGGGACGAAGGTGGAAACGGCCAGGATGGCAGTGCGGCTCGGCAAGCTTTTCAGAAAGAACTATGAACTCGCTGGTGAGCTGGCGGAGGAAGGGAAGTAA